One Pseudobdellovibrionaceae bacterium genomic window carries:
- a CDS encoding HIT family protein encodes MCIFCQIVAGKSPSYKVWEDSKHLAFLSIFPNTKGVTVLVTKEHYSSNFTKLPTKVREDLIAASAKVSDLLVKAFPSAGRCALVFEGFGVNHIHAKLFPLHGTNDEKWKPISSGRKDFVTNYEGCVSTHDGNLMDSATLQKWVEQIKSVG; translated from the coding sequence ATGTGTATTTTTTGTCAGATAGTTGCTGGTAAATCTCCCAGTTACAAGGTGTGGGAGGATAGTAAGCACCTTGCTTTTTTATCCATTTTTCCCAACACCAAAGGGGTTACTGTTTTGGTTACTAAAGAACATTATTCTAGTAACTTTACCAAGCTGCCCACTAAGGTAAGAGAAGATTTAATAGCGGCTAGCGCAAAAGTATCAGACTTGCTGGTAAAAGCTTTTCCCTCTGCTGGCCGATGCGCCTTGGTGTTTGAAGGTTTTGGAGTAAATCATATTCATGCCAAACTATTTCCTTTGCACGGAACTAATGATGAAAAATGGAAACCTATTTCTTCGGGCAGAAAAGATTTTGTAACCAATTACGAAGGTTGTGTATCCACCCATGACGGAAATTTAATGGACAGTGCAACTTTACAAAAGTGGGTAGAGCAAATTAAATCTGTAGGTTAA
- the bamD gene encoding outer membrane protein assembly factor BamD, translated as MFFRLLILSIILSACSHSFDTSTSQGLLKKAQYLSKSGQYIEARKELENIINSTAPYSAKASAQWELAEISFKKEEFAQAELEYNQGLQIFSKSPLVKQFQYKKALSLYRQLPEKYQRDLSNAPRAILQFQNFIISYPKNPLAKDAKKYIAKIQSLLFKKALYVANFYFEQKKFKAASKRFQKISRAHSSAPLLFKATLSTYKAGYDNWTYYYKKLRRRFPKSSEVGRLKTLLNL; from the coding sequence ATGTTTTTTCGACTACTTATTCTTAGTATTATTTTAAGCGCATGTTCCCACAGCTTTGACACAAGTACAAGCCAAGGCCTTTTAAAAAAAGCGCAATATTTAAGTAAAAGTGGGCAATATATAGAAGCCAGAAAAGAGCTAGAAAATATTATTAACTCCACAGCTCCTTATTCGGCTAAAGCTTCTGCACAATGGGAACTTGCAGAAATTAGTTTTAAAAAAGAAGAATTTGCACAAGCCGAGCTAGAATACAACCAAGGTTTACAAATTTTTTCTAAAAGCCCCTTAGTAAAACAATTTCAATATAAAAAAGCACTTAGTCTATACCGACAACTACCCGAAAAATATCAGCGTGATTTAAGCAATGCTCCCAGAGCAATTTTACAGTTTCAAAATTTTATTATTTCTTATCCCAAAAACCCTTTGGCAAAAGATGCTAAAAAATATATAGCCAAAATTCAAAGCCTTTTATTTAAAAAAGCCCTGTATGTGGCCAATTTTTATTTTGAACAAAAAAAATTTAAAGCGGCCTCTAAAAGATTTCAAAAAATCAGTCGGGCCCACTCCTCGGCTCCTTTGCTATTTAAGGCTACTTTAAGCACTTATAAAGCCGGCTATGACAACTGGACTTATTACTATAAAAAATTGCGCCGCCGCTTTCCAAAAAGTTCTGAAGTTGGTAGACTAAAGACATTGTTAAACTTATAA
- a CDS encoding tetratricopeptide repeat protein encodes MLQKTTPHSSFHKRTPFSSTAANTGYTQKNPMPARPVKALQQAQALHQRGSFKESIEQYKQILKAQPTCAEAAFAISVLYNDLGQYQNAKVYFAKAVQAKAQQNPSLLPLKNEVVQKYQELAYIYSKYKQPQVALKYYLTALSLNPKDKNTFIALGQVLIELKQYSQAISIFKYLNSQDPHSYIIPFQLAHAYYKNKQTLQAIIIWTNLSKQFPYKKELVALTHLTQALKAV; translated from the coding sequence ATGTTACAAAAAACCACACCGCACAGTAGCTTTCATAAAAGAACCCCTTTTTCTAGTACCGCTGCGAACACTGGCTATACCCAAAAAAACCCAATGCCCGCGCGGCCTGTTAAAGCTTTGCAACAAGCTCAAGCCTTGCACCAAAGGGGTTCCTTTAAAGAGAGTATTGAACAGTATAAACAAATTTTAAAAGCACAACCAACCTGTGCAGAAGCTGCCTTTGCTATTAGTGTGTTGTACAATGATTTAGGCCAGTACCAAAACGCAAAAGTGTATTTTGCAAAAGCTGTTCAGGCTAAAGCACAACAAAACCCCAGCCTTCTTCCTCTAAAAAACGAAGTTGTGCAAAAATATCAAGAGCTTGCTTATATTTATTCTAAATATAAACAGCCACAGGTAGCCCTTAAATACTATTTAACAGCCCTTAGCCTTAACCCAAAAGATAAAAATACTTTTATAGCTTTGGGCCAAGTTCTTATTGAGTTAAAACAATACAGCCAAGCTATTTCTATTTTTAAATATTTAAATAGCCAAGACCCTCATTCATATATTATTCCTTTTCAATTAGCTCATGCCTATTATAAAAATAAACAAACCTTGCAGGCTATAATTATTTGGACAAATTTATCTAAACAGTTTCCATACAAAAAAGAACTTGTGGCACTAACCCACCTAACCCAAGCACTAAAGGCAGTATAA
- a CDS encoding hypoxanthine phosphoribosyltransferase produces the protein MLKSELVPSISQDSIKDTVKKLAREIENDFEGEKLSIICPLKSHFMFCVDLMKEISLPQELDFVFLSSPPNESVKVIKDAFINIRNKNILIVTTVLDVGRSIYFLQNHLSLSYPKSIKLVTLFDKPTRRELAISSDYTGYTVDDRFIVGYGLDINEQGRNYKELYNFSQ, from the coding sequence ATGTTAAAATCAGAACTAGTTCCCAGCATTTCTCAAGACAGCATTAAAGACACTGTTAAAAAATTAGCCAGAGAAATTGAAAACGATTTTGAAGGCGAAAAGTTATCTATTATTTGTCCTTTAAAAAGTCATTTTATGTTTTGTGTAGATTTAATGAAAGAAATTTCTCTACCACAAGAATTAGACTTTGTATTTTTAAGCTCCCCCCCTAACGAAAGCGTAAAAGTTATAAAAGATGCTTTTATTAATATAAGAAATAAAAATATTTTAATTGTAACCACCGTGCTTGATGTAGGCCGCAGTATTTATTTTTTACAAAACCACTTAAGCTTAAGTTATCCAAAAAGTATAAAGCTGGTCACTTTGTTTGATAAACCTACGCGAAGAGAATTAGCAATTAGTTCTGATTATACTGGGTACACCGTTGATGACCGATTTATTGTTGGATATGGATTAGACATCAACGAACAAGGCCGCAATTACAAAGAGCTTTATAACTTTTCTCAATAA
- the nadD gene encoding nicotinate (nicotinamide) nucleotide adenylyltransferase — protein sequence MKKQNIGIFGGAFNPPHEGHLQSLRCVAKATDLNKILVVPYYQSPQGKSLSNALPTDRLHMLSLLLSKEKSMKAEAFEIKQKSISYTYLTIEEFRKKNAEANLFLIMGVDSFETFSSWKNFEQILNHANVVVTTRAGVSFSDLKNYIPSEIKAYIMEDINFAPEQPAKKIKKVLLATGKHLYFLEVPSVFASSTDLRSFIFDKKTCPQHLSKDIFSYIEEHNLYLEKCRKVVDLKAFTVFCSQFLTQQGGVGTLAFNLPKENSLSDFSIISSADNNKKVNFLAETLIQGVLKNYGVKPQYVEGLAEGRWVILDYGFLVIHLFHEPMRGKYYMEELWKDCEEIK from the coding sequence ATGAAGAAACAAAATATTGGTATTTTTGGAGGGGCGTTTAACCCTCCTCACGAAGGTCACTTACAAAGCTTACGGTGTGTTGCCAAAGCTACGGACTTAAACAAAATACTTGTAGTGCCTTATTACCAAAGCCCCCAGGGGAAATCATTAAGCAACGCTTTGCCAACAGACCGATTACACATGTTATCGCTGTTATTGTCTAAAGAAAAAAGCATGAAGGCAGAGGCTTTTGAAATAAAACAAAAAAGCATTAGCTACACCTATTTAACCATAGAAGAATTTCGAAAAAAAAATGCAGAAGCTAATTTATTTTTAATTATGGGAGTAGATTCTTTCGAAACCTTTAGCTCGTGGAAAAACTTTGAACAAATTTTAAATCATGCCAATGTTGTTGTAACCACCCGCGCAGGAGTATCTTTTTCTGATTTAAAAAATTACATTCCCTCAGAAATAAAAGCATATATAATGGAAGACATTAACTTTGCACCAGAACAGCCCGCAAAAAAAATAAAAAAAGTTTTATTAGCCACAGGAAAGCACTTGTATTTTTTAGAAGTACCTTCGGTGTTTGCATCTTCTACAGACTTAAGGAGTTTTATTTTTGACAAAAAAACTTGCCCTCAACATTTATCAAAAGATATTTTTTCTTATATTGAGGAACATAATTTATATTTAGAAAAATGCAGAAAAGTGGTGGACCTAAAAGCCTTTACTGTTTTTTGTTCACAGTTTTTAACTCAACAGGGCGGGGTTGGAACTTTGGCCTTTAATCTGCCCAAAGAAAACAGCTTGTCTGATTTTTCTATAATTAGCTCGGCAGACAATAATAAAAAAGTTAATTTTTTAGCAGAAACTTTAATACAAGGGGTTTTAAAAAACTACGGGGTTAAACCTCAATATGTGGAGGGTTTGGCCGAGGGGCGCTGGGTTATTTTAGATTACGGGTTTTTAGTTATTCATTTATTTCACGAACCTATGCGTGGAAAATATTATATGGAAGAGCTTTGGAAGGATTGCGAAGAGATTAAATAG
- the obgE gene encoding GTPase ObgE translates to MSFIDEVSITVASGSGGSGAVSFRREKHVPRGGPDGGDGGRGGDVVFSVDHNMRSLLNYRFTKFYSADSGGKGGGQHSQGADGKPLVLEVPPGTIVKDENQRILVDLSDQSKVILLGGGRGGKGNSFFKTSVNQAPRHAQPGEPGGSLKINLELKLIADVGLLGFPNAGKSTFLSVVSKAQPKIADYPFTTLKPQLGVVGWREKSFVLADIPGLIEKAAQGKGLGFQFLRHVERNQVLLHLIDVSEFAERPAWQAYEALNAELSEYDKRRQSTNVEHKKLSQRPQIIVLSKVDLATNLEELKKPFLEKGLLVFEVSSMTKLGISKLLDHIAKVLEL, encoded by the coding sequence ATGTCCTTTATTGATGAAGTTAGTATTACCGTTGCCTCTGGCTCTGGCGGGTCTGGTGCGGTAAGTTTTCGTCGCGAAAAACATGTCCCTCGCGGTGGTCCTGATGGAGGAGATGGAGGCCGTGGCGGCGATGTGGTTTTTTCTGTAGACCATAACATGCGCTCCTTGTTGAATTATCGCTTTACAAAATTTTATTCAGCAGACTCTGGCGGCAAGGGCGGCGGACAACATAGCCAAGGTGCCGACGGAAAGCCGTTGGTTTTAGAAGTTCCTCCCGGAACTATAGTTAAAGACGAAAACCAGCGCATTTTAGTAGATTTAAGTGACCAATCTAAGGTGATTTTGCTAGGGGGAGGTCGCGGAGGAAAGGGAAATTCTTTTTTTAAAACTAGCGTTAACCAAGCGCCAAGGCACGCTCAGCCAGGGGAACCAGGAGGCTCTTTAAAAATTAATTTAGAGTTAAAACTAATTGCCGATGTGGGTTTATTGGGTTTTCCTAACGCAGGAAAGTCTACCTTTTTGTCCGTGGTATCTAAGGCTCAGCCAAAAATTGCAGATTATCCGTTTACCACTTTAAAACCACAATTGGGAGTTGTGGGTTGGAGAGAAAAATCTTTTGTATTAGCCGACATTCCAGGGTTAATTGAAAAGGCCGCACAAGGTAAAGGTTTGGGGTTTCAATTTTTAAGACATGTGGAAAGAAATCAAGTGCTACTACACTTAATTGATGTTAGCGAGTTTGCAGAAAGGCCCGCTTGGCAAGCCTACGAAGCCTTAAATGCAGAATTATCAGAGTATGATAAGCGGCGACAAAGTACAAATGTAGAACATAAAAAGCTAAGCCAACGGCCACAAATTATTGTACTCAGCAAAGTGGACTTAGCTACCAACTTAGAAGAATTAAAAAAACCATTTTTAGAAAAAGGCTTGTTAGTGTTCGAGGTATCCTCTATGACAAAGTTAGGTATTTCTAAATTATTAGACCACATTGCTAAAGTGTTAGAATTATAA
- the rpmA gene encoding 50S ribosomal protein L27 → MASKKASGSTRNGRDSQSKRLGVKKFGGQQVRPGMILIRQRGTKVLQGANVKMGRDHTLYSVIEGRVQFERVSKTKLRIAVYPQDQFKKAVA, encoded by the coding sequence ATGGCATCAAAGAAAGCCTCAGGTAGTACCCGAAATGGTCGTGATTCACAAAGTAAACGATTAGGTGTAAAAAAGTTTGGCGGGCAACAAGTAAGGCCTGGCATGATTTTAATTAGACAGCGGGGAACCAAAGTATTACAAGGTGCCAATGTAAAAATGGGCCGTGACCACACTCTATATTCTGTTATTGAAGGTCGTGTGCAATTCGAAAGAGTTAGCAAAACTAAATTACGCATTGCTGTTTATCCCCAAGACCAGTTTAAAAAAGCTGTAGCTTAA
- the rplU gene encoding 50S ribosomal protein L21, whose product MYAVIKTGGKQYKVQAGESVWVEKIESDTGKSCNFEALLVSAKGEVFVGSPTVKDASVSAEVRRHFKAPKILVFKKKRRQGYRRLNGHRQPMTELFIKEITSPNGEVAKAAKKAKKTA is encoded by the coding sequence ATGTATGCAGTTATAAAAACAGGCGGAAAACAATATAAAGTGCAAGCTGGTGAGTCGGTGTGGGTAGAAAAAATAGAGTCTGACACTGGAAAGTCTTGTAATTTTGAAGCTTTGTTGGTTTCTGCAAAAGGTGAAGTTTTTGTAGGAAGCCCTACGGTGAAAGATGCCAGTGTTAGTGCCGAAGTTCGTCGCCACTTTAAAGCTCCTAAAATTTTAGTATTTAAGAAAAAAAGAAGACAAGGTTATCGCCGTCTTAATGGACATCGCCAGCCAATGACAGAGTTATTTATAAAAGAAATTACCTCTCCTAATGGTGAGGTTGCAAAAGCTGCTAAAAAAGCGAAGAAAACCGCTTAG